The Geomonas ferrireducens genome includes a window with the following:
- a CDS encoding metallophosphoesterase family protein — translation MRVLVISDSHGNYAHAFKAHQQAGPVDHIVHLGDGCEDARLMEEVLAVPVHRVAGNCDMDRRVPAELTLEFGACRILVTHGYRQQVKSGLKQLIDQGTKVGASVVLYGHTHQAAVESAQGMLLVNPGALKEGLPGSYAIVTVDGATARAEIFPL, via the coding sequence ATGAGAGTACTGGTGATTTCAGACAGTCACGGCAACTACGCCCACGCCTTCAAGGCGCACCAGCAGGCGGGTCCGGTGGATCATATCGTTCATCTTGGGGACGGGTGCGAGGACGCACGCCTGATGGAGGAGGTGCTTGCGGTGCCGGTGCACCGGGTGGCGGGCAACTGCGACATGGACCGGCGCGTCCCAGCCGAGCTCACCCTGGAATTCGGGGCGTGTCGCATCCTGGTGACGCACGGATACCGGCAGCAGGTGAAGAGCGGTCTGAAGCAGCTGATCGACCAAGGGACGAAGGTAGGCGCCTCGGTGGTGCTCTACGGCCACACGCATCAGGCGGCGGTGGAGTCGGCGCAAGGGATGCTCCTGGTCAACCCGGGGGCCCTGAAGGAGGGACTCCCCGGCAGCTACGCCATCGTCACGGTCGATGGTGCCACGGCACGCGCCGAGATTTTCCCTCTTTAG
- a CDS encoding response regulator transcription factor, whose translation MGKIVIVDDDAAFVGALKDKIHALYPLLEVITCTDPLQALAVLKKEQVDLLLVDLEMPTLDGSKIFKYAVSIGMDKNRIVILSGRDSDYLHEQFPMGTCLAVLNKYEAKQKAVLDMIFSSMHRKAAAN comes from the coding sequence ATGGGAAAGATTGTAATCGTGGATGACGACGCGGCATTCGTGGGGGCGCTCAAGGACAAGATCCATGCGCTATACCCGCTGCTCGAAGTGATAACGTGTACCGACCCCTTGCAGGCCCTCGCCGTGCTCAAGAAAGAGCAGGTGGATCTTTTGCTCGTTGACCTGGAGATGCCGACCCTGGACGGATCAAAGATCTTCAAGTACGCCGTCTCCATCGGCATGGACAAGAACAGGATCGTCATCCTGTCCGGGCGCGACTCGGACTACCTGCACGAGCAGTTCCCCATGGGGACCTGTCTCGCGGTCCTGAACAAGTACGAGGCGAAGCAGAAGGCGGTGCTCGACATGATCTTCAGCTCGATGCACAGAAAGGCCGCGGCCAATTAG
- a CDS encoding ABC transporter substrate-binding protein, with protein sequence MAALLTCDLPRYREAHRAFMKALVQKGYDQSNVEIITQTPNPDLISWSNSIRKFNAIGADVIVAYGTSATLTALREAQDIPIVYADVYGPVETGVAKSMASSGRNIAGVSSKVPLVTLIKTAMEVKPIRTLGVVCASREEGAMAQLKEARKIAAQTGVVLVETNVASPAGLDAALATLLATRVDCIYVTECTAGGRFFEKIVHRANELKIPVISQMPGAAHKGALISLEADPAEQGQAAADYVARILSGKKASHLPVVTPKRVDLIVNLKAARLLDLNVPFPVLTAATRVLK encoded by the coding sequence GTGGCGGCGCTCTTGACGTGCGACCTGCCGCGCTACCGTGAGGCCCACCGGGCCTTCATGAAGGCGCTGGTGCAGAAGGGGTACGACCAGAGCAACGTGGAGATCATCACGCAGACACCCAACCCGGATCTCATCTCCTGGTCCAACAGTATCCGCAAGTTCAACGCCATTGGAGCCGACGTCATCGTCGCCTATGGCACCTCGGCCACCCTGACCGCGCTGCGCGAGGCGCAGGACATCCCGATCGTCTACGCCGACGTGTACGGCCCGGTGGAAACCGGCGTAGCCAAAAGCATGGCTTCCAGCGGCCGGAACATCGCCGGGGTGAGCTCCAAGGTCCCGCTCGTCACTTTGATTAAGACCGCCATGGAGGTGAAGCCGATCAGGACCCTCGGGGTCGTCTGCGCAAGCCGTGAGGAGGGGGCGATGGCCCAGTTGAAGGAGGCCCGCAAAATCGCCGCCCAGACCGGCGTGGTGCTGGTCGAAACCAACGTAGCTTCACCGGCCGGGCTCGACGCCGCGCTCGCCACACTTTTGGCCACGCGGGTCGACTGCATCTATGTAACGGAATGCACGGCGGGGGGGCGCTTCTTCGAGAAGATCGTGCATCGCGCCAACGAGCTGAAGATCCCGGTGATATCGCAGATGCCGGGGGCGGCCCACAAAGGGGCCCTCATCTCCCTGGAGGCGGATCCCGCGGAACAGGGGCAGGCCGCGGCCGACTACGTGGCGCGCATCCTGAGCGGGAAGAAGGCATCGCATCTCCCCGTCGTCACGCCTAAACGGGTCGATCTCATCGTGAACCTGAAGGCCGCCCGACTGCTCGACCTGAACGTTCCCTTCCCGGTGCTCACTGCCGCGACCCGGGTGCTTAAATAG
- a CDS encoding DmsE family decaheme c-type cytochrome yields the protein MNVHPLRRMKVAILLALVPLLSVSCVELKQSKPILPTREYEKMIVGRLDAEYVGTSNCVSKCHAHDKISDDFSHSLHGEQIKPETGLPLVNCESCHGPGSLAIAHLSDDREENTREKRKCDTSKFLDINHLPAQAQSLICLKCHAAASIPVLSHWKASAHALHDVSCFDCHKLHQGPQQKVSPQQMSEMCFTCHPEVQAENSLFSHHPIREKKMFCVDCHEVHGSTQDRLLKGNTPKETCTRCHMEKQGPFAFEHGDVTENCMNCHTPHGSVNNNLLNAAMPFLCLQCHSGHLATDTPGGGLKKLYTNRCTDCHSQIHGSDIPSQAVTGRGTLRQ from the coding sequence ATGAACGTTCATCCGTTGCGCCGCATGAAAGTCGCGATCCTCTTGGCGCTCGTTCCCCTTCTTTCCGTTTCCTGTGTCGAACTAAAGCAAAGCAAGCCCATCCTCCCCACCCGCGAATACGAGAAGATGATTGTCGGGCGCCTGGACGCCGAGTACGTCGGTACCAGTAACTGCGTCTCCAAGTGTCACGCCCACGACAAGATCAGCGACGACTTCAGCCACAGCCTCCACGGAGAACAGATCAAGCCGGAAACCGGGCTCCCCCTGGTGAACTGCGAGTCCTGCCACGGACCGGGAAGCCTCGCCATCGCGCACCTAAGCGACGACCGCGAGGAGAACACCCGGGAAAAGAGGAAGTGCGACACCTCGAAGTTCCTCGACATCAACCATCTTCCGGCCCAGGCCCAGTCCCTCATCTGCCTCAAATGCCACGCCGCCGCCTCGATCCCCGTGCTGAGCCACTGGAAGGCGAGCGCGCACGCGCTGCACGACGTGAGCTGTTTCGACTGCCACAAGCTGCACCAGGGACCCCAGCAGAAGGTGAGCCCGCAGCAGATGTCCGAGATGTGCTTCACCTGTCATCCCGAGGTCCAGGCAGAGAACTCGCTCTTCTCGCACCACCCCATCCGCGAGAAGAAGATGTTCTGCGTCGACTGTCACGAGGTGCACGGCTCCACGCAGGACCGCCTGCTCAAGGGGAACACCCCGAAGGAGACCTGCACCAGGTGCCACATGGAGAAGCAGGGGCCCTTCGCCTTCGAGCATGGTGACGTGACCGAGAACTGCATGAACTGCCACACCCCGCACGGCTCGGTGAACAACAACCTCCTAAATGCCGCGATGCCGTTTCTCTGCCTGCAGTGCCACTCCGGGCATCTCGCTACGGATACCCCGGGCGGTGGGCTCAAAAAGCTTTACACGAACCGTTGCACCGACTGCCATTCGCAGATACACGGCAGCGACATCCCATCCCAGGCCGTGACGGGCCGGGGCACCCTGCGGCAGTAA
- a CDS encoding ABC transporter ATP-binding protein has product MFEKLKHGLPGSFFHPENGNRPVDLQDTRGVGIRIDQLNKSFGPNHVLKDVNLEIRAGETFCIIGPSGTGKSVLLKHIVKLETPDSGEIYIDDLPLFGPKPDSAARDYRYSMVFQSSALFNSLTVGENVGLWLREKRVCKEQQIREIIKQKLEMVGLVGKEELRTSELSGGMKKRVAIARSLAMNPDLILYDEPTAELDPVTTDELANTILKLKESTKNTTVIVTHDLNFALYISDRIAMMHGGSVVEIGTPREIKNSENPIVRGFIYTTTKGIRGE; this is encoded by the coding sequence ATGTTCGAGAAGCTAAAACACGGCCTGCCCGGCTCCTTCTTTCACCCTGAAAACGGCAATCGCCCCGTCGATCTGCAGGACACCAGGGGCGTCGGGATCAGGATCGACCAACTGAACAAGTCGTTCGGCCCGAATCACGTGCTAAAGGACGTGAACCTGGAAATCCGCGCCGGCGAAACCTTCTGCATCATAGGACCTTCCGGTACCGGAAAGAGCGTCCTTTTAAAGCACATCGTCAAGCTGGAGACCCCGGACAGCGGCGAGATCTACATCGACGACCTGCCCCTGTTCGGCCCGAAGCCCGACTCGGCCGCCAGAGACTACCGCTATAGCATGGTGTTCCAGTCCTCGGCCCTCTTCAACTCCCTCACCGTAGGGGAGAACGTGGGGCTGTGGCTCAGGGAGAAGCGTGTCTGCAAGGAACAGCAGATCCGCGAGATCATCAAGCAGAAACTGGAGATGGTGGGGCTCGTCGGCAAGGAGGAGCTGCGCACCTCGGAGCTTTCCGGCGGGATGAAAAAACGCGTGGCGATCGCCCGGTCCCTCGCCATGAACCCGGACCTGATCCTCTACGACGAGCCGACCGCCGAGCTAGACCCGGTCACCACGGACGAGCTCGCCAACACGATCCTGAAGCTCAAGGAAAGCACCAAGAACACCACGGTGATCGTGACGCACGACCTGAACTTCGCGCTCTACATCTCGGACCGGATCGCCATGATGCACGGCGGCTCCGTGGTCGAGATCGGCACGCCGCGCGAGATCAAGAATAGCGAAAACCCGATCGTCCGCGGTTTCATCTACACGACAACGAAGGGGATAAGGGGGGAATAG
- a CDS encoding CoA-binding protein yields the protein MQVPDIKEILTKYRTIAVVGLSPDSGKPSHEVAAYLKRAGYRIIPVNPAVPEVFGEKSYASVTDIPEAVEIVDVFRRSEFVPEIVEQAIAKGAKVLWLQEGVVHEEAAKRAREAGLLVVMDRCMLKEHVKTMKR from the coding sequence ATGCAGGTTCCTGACATCAAAGAGATCTTGACCAAGTACCGCACCATCGCCGTCGTCGGGCTTTCCCCCGATAGCGGCAAGCCAAGTCACGAGGTGGCCGCCTACCTCAAACGGGCCGGCTATCGCATCATCCCGGTGAACCCCGCGGTCCCCGAGGTGTTCGGTGAGAAGAGCTATGCGAGCGTCACCGATATCCCGGAAGCGGTGGAGATCGTCGACGTCTTCCGCCGTTCCGAGTTCGTCCCCGAGATCGTCGAGCAGGCGATTGCCAAGGGGGCGAAGGTGCTCTGGCTGCAGGAAGGGGTGGTTCATGAGGAGGCCGCCAAGCGCGCCCGCGAGGCGGGGCTCCTCGTGGTGATGGACCGCTGCATGCTGAAGGAACACGTAAAGACGATGAAACGCTGA
- a CDS encoding acetoin utilization protein AcuC: MSRKTALIACADLSGFCYGEQHPFKVQRYRLARDLMAAYGLLDLPGMSEVRPRPVDEKELLGAHSAEYLDRLREFSEAQEPRADFRYGLGDVENPIFPGVYDWACLGVSGTLEAARLVTEEGFTAAFNLLGGYHHAQKGRASGFSYLNDAVVAINYLRERGKRVVYLDLDAHHGDGVQNAFYDCDRVLTISLHESGVYFFPGTGFENETGEGRGKGYSVNLPLLAHTDDALFMKAFDEVAFPLIAAFNPDVMVTQLGADTFRTDPLTRLEVTTHAYSYIMRKLRALEIPWVGVGGGGYDQMNVARAWTIAWGIMNDREVSPRLPASFVKLIAQLGYPHRMLLDAMHWAQDDDRNRALDAVEKSIAYVRKHVFPVLIGDYGKRHLT, translated from the coding sequence TTGTCCCGCAAAACCGCTCTCATCGCCTGCGCAGACCTAAGCGGGTTCTGCTACGGCGAACAGCACCCATTCAAGGTGCAGCGCTACCGTCTGGCACGCGATCTCATGGCGGCGTACGGGCTTCTGGATCTCCCGGGGATGTCCGAGGTGCGTCCTCGCCCGGTGGACGAAAAGGAGCTCCTTGGGGCGCACTCCGCCGAGTACCTCGACCGGTTGCGCGAGTTCAGCGAAGCCCAGGAACCGAGGGCCGACTTCCGCTACGGACTTGGCGACGTTGAGAATCCCATCTTTCCCGGGGTCTACGATTGGGCCTGTCTCGGGGTGTCCGGTACCCTGGAGGCGGCGCGCCTGGTGACCGAGGAAGGTTTCACCGCCGCTTTTAACCTCCTTGGCGGGTATCACCACGCCCAGAAGGGAAGGGCCTCCGGCTTTTCGTACTTGAATGACGCCGTGGTCGCCATCAATTACCTGCGAGAGCGGGGTAAACGGGTGGTCTACCTGGACCTCGACGCCCACCACGGCGACGGCGTCCAGAACGCCTTCTACGATTGCGACCGGGTGCTCACCATCTCGCTGCACGAAAGCGGGGTCTACTTCTTTCCCGGCACCGGCTTCGAGAACGAGACCGGCGAAGGGAGGGGGAAAGGGTACTCGGTGAACCTGCCGCTTCTGGCGCACACCGACGACGCGCTGTTCATGAAGGCCTTCGACGAGGTCGCCTTCCCGCTCATCGCCGCTTTCAACCCGGACGTCATGGTGACCCAACTCGGTGCCGATACCTTCAGGACCGACCCGCTAACGAGGCTCGAGGTCACCACGCATGCCTACTCCTACATCATGAGAAAGCTGCGTGCCCTGGAGATCCCCTGGGTAGGGGTAGGTGGTGGAGGGTACGACCAGATGAACGTCGCCAGGGCTTGGACCATCGCCTGGGGTATCATGAATGACCGGGAGGTCTCCCCGAGGCTCCCCGCCTCCTTCGTGAAGCTCATCGCGCAGCTTGGTTACCCGCACCGGATGCTCCTGGACGCGATGCACTGGGCCCAGGATGACGACCGCAACCGTGCGCTCGACGCGGTGGAGAAGAGCATCGCCTACGTGCGCAAACACGTTTTCCCCGTCCTCATCGGCGACTATGGCAAACGACACCTCACATGA
- a CDS encoding ammonium transporter: MNGMSTMTGLVNSSDVLFLMLGAVMVFAMHAGFAFLEVGTVRKKNQVNAFVKILTDWSISTVVYFLVGFPIAYGISFLKPVKELLGSNQGYDITHYFFLLCFAACIPAIISGGIAERAKFWPQVIAGAVFAGLTYPLFESLIWGQNSSALQGLFKSIGGAEFHDYAGSVVVHSIGGWLALPAVIILGPRMGRYVRGKSHPIPISNIPFLALGSWILAVGWFGFNVMSAGHLEKISGLVAVNSLMAMVGGVLAALIAGRNDPGFVHNGALAGLIAVCAGSDIMHPLFAFVTGAVASVIFVYGFHLEQEKLKIDDVLGVWPLHGVIGSWGGIAAGLFGGEALGGLGGVTFLSQLLGSLSAIVFALVNGFVIYGILSKTVGIRLSQEEEFNGADLSIHSIGAYPEDHIR, from the coding sequence ATGAACGGGATGTCGACGATGACAGGTCTTGTAAACAGCAGCGATGTGCTCTTCCTCATGTTAGGCGCCGTCATGGTCTTCGCCATGCACGCCGGCTTCGCCTTCCTCGAGGTGGGAACGGTACGCAAGAAGAACCAGGTGAATGCCTTCGTGAAGATCCTGACCGACTGGTCCATCTCGACCGTGGTCTACTTCCTCGTCGGTTTTCCCATCGCCTACGGCATCAGCTTCCTGAAGCCTGTTAAAGAACTCCTGGGCTCCAACCAGGGGTACGACATCACCCACTACTTCTTCCTGCTCTGCTTCGCCGCCTGCATCCCCGCCATCATCTCCGGCGGCATCGCCGAGCGCGCCAAGTTCTGGCCGCAGGTGATCGCCGGCGCCGTTTTCGCCGGTCTCACCTACCCCCTCTTCGAGTCCCTCATCTGGGGGCAGAACTCTTCCGCGCTGCAGGGCCTCTTCAAGTCCATCGGCGGCGCCGAGTTCCATGACTATGCAGGCTCCGTTGTGGTTCACTCCATCGGCGGCTGGCTCGCCCTCCCCGCGGTCATCATCCTCGGGCCCCGCATGGGGCGCTACGTAAGGGGCAAGTCCCACCCGATCCCGATCAGCAACATCCCCTTCCTCGCCCTGGGCTCCTGGATCCTCGCCGTCGGCTGGTTCGGCTTCAACGTGATGAGCGCCGGCCACCTCGAGAAGATCTCTGGTCTCGTGGCGGTGAACTCGCTGATGGCCATGGTGGGTGGCGTGCTCGCGGCCCTCATCGCAGGCAGGAACGACCCCGGCTTCGTGCACAACGGCGCCCTTGCCGGCCTCATCGCCGTCTGCGCCGGCTCCGACATCATGCACCCGCTCTTCGCTTTCGTAACCGGCGCCGTAGCGTCGGTCATCTTCGTCTACGGCTTCCACCTCGAGCAGGAAAAGCTCAAGATCGACGACGTCTTAGGCGTTTGGCCGCTGCATGGCGTGATCGGCTCCTGGGGGGGGATCGCCGCGGGCCTCTTCGGCGGCGAGGCGCTCGGCGGCCTGGGCGGGGTGACCTTCCTCTCCCAGCTTCTCGGCTCCCTCTCCGCGATCGTCTTCGCCCTTGTGAACGGCTTCGTCATCTACGGCATCCTCAGCAAGACGGTAGGGATCAGGCTGAGCCAGGAGGAAGAATTCAACGGTGCCGACCTCTCCATCCACAGCATCGGCGCATACCCGGAAGACCATATCCGCTAG
- a CDS encoding response regulator: protein MKIPLGQLLVRSGIITVKTLERALARQATCGKRLGGVLLEMGVLTEDELLEALGQQYGLDTVPRLFTGQLPAELLALVPADLAITRPLLPLRLENGALFVAVSDPLDGETVALLERHGSVRVTQLLCRPGELAAAVKQQYHRDQGGSDMKILVVDDPAAMSDVEGALRREGYQVFTARDGVEGLRIAFSQKPDLILCDAATPRMDGYALMRAVKANPSSAGTLMILLTSKASPEEEHRALKAGFHDFIGKPMMTIRVVSRVRRAFEIIDKVRVQQPSPSSA, encoded by the coding sequence ATGAAGATACCCTTGGGACAGTTGCTGGTTCGATCCGGCATCATAACGGTAAAGACCCTGGAGCGGGCACTGGCGCGTCAGGCAACTTGCGGCAAGAGACTTGGAGGGGTGCTCCTTGAGATGGGGGTGCTGACCGAGGACGAGCTGCTGGAAGCGCTGGGGCAGCAGTACGGCCTCGACACGGTCCCCAGGCTCTTCACGGGACAACTCCCTGCCGAGCTACTGGCACTGGTGCCGGCGGACCTAGCCATCACGAGACCGCTTCTGCCGCTGCGGCTGGAAAACGGTGCGCTCTTTGTCGCGGTCAGCGACCCGCTCGACGGGGAGACCGTGGCGCTTCTGGAGCGGCACGGCTCCGTGAGGGTAACTCAGTTGCTTTGCCGCCCCGGTGAGCTTGCCGCCGCTGTGAAACAGCAATACCACCGTGACCAGGGGGGGAGCGACATGAAGATCCTCGTGGTCGATGACCCTGCCGCCATGAGCGATGTAGAGGGAGCACTCCGGAGGGAAGGTTACCAGGTGTTCACGGCGCGCGACGGGGTGGAGGGGTTGAGGATCGCCTTCTCCCAGAAGCCCGACCTGATCCTGTGCGACGCCGCGACACCCAGGATGGACGGCTACGCCCTCATGCGCGCCGTCAAGGCGAACCCGTCGAGCGCGGGAACGCTGATGATCCTGCTCACCTCGAAGGCCTCACCCGAGGAGGAACACCGGGCGCTCAAGGCCGGTTTCCACGACTTCATCGGCAAGCCCATGATGACGATACGCGTGGTCTCGCGCGTGAGGCGCGCCTTCGAGATCATTGATAAAGTGCGGGTACAGCAGCCGTCGCCCTCATCCGCCTGA
- a CDS encoding aminotransferase class III-fold pyridoxal phosphate-dependent enzyme, translating into MDEDERLIQRAQAVIAPPAHPCYPIMIGRGRGTVVTSRDGRRFLDFTSGLAVLNLGHNHPKVMEAVQQQLKSHVHAGGIYYSEVTVAAAEELLSIAPDGLDMLSFGNSGSEAVEDAVKLARYTSGRQSVIACTGGFHGRTLGALSLTSSSSACRSRYQPLLPFVHHVSYPACFICPCGMNPEACGDRCLEEIERLFQYQVPPEDVCAVLVEPFLGEGGYYPAPKSYLEGLRRICDRYGILLIFDEVQSGVGRTGRWFCCEHAGVRPDIVTVAGAVASGFPLGAVLAPAGLMRLWGPPVYGSTVGGNPVSCAASRATLRVIKEEGLLEAARAAGSRVLTSLQELAMQNPRIGEVRGMGCMIGVEFVDEAGAADGRLCQELIDNCLGKGLILVGCGLRRNVVRLIPPLNVTDAELDEGMAIFADALHELSGKVRM; encoded by the coding sequence ATGGACGAGGACGAAAGACTGATTCAAAGGGCACAGGCTGTCATCGCGCCGCCGGCGCATCCCTGCTACCCGATCATGATCGGGCGGGGAAGGGGGACCGTGGTCACCTCCAGGGATGGACGACGCTTCCTCGACTTCACCTCCGGGCTCGCCGTCCTAAACCTTGGGCACAACCACCCGAAGGTGATGGAGGCGGTGCAGCAGCAACTGAAGAGTCATGTCCATGCCGGCGGCATCTACTACAGCGAGGTGACGGTGGCTGCCGCCGAGGAACTGCTCTCCATCGCGCCCGATGGGCTGGACATGCTTTCCTTCGGCAACTCGGGGAGCGAGGCGGTGGAGGACGCCGTCAAGCTTGCGCGCTACACCAGCGGCCGCCAGTCCGTCATTGCCTGCACCGGCGGTTTTCATGGGCGCACCCTGGGTGCTCTTTCCCTCACCAGCAGTTCATCGGCATGCCGCAGCCGCTACCAACCGCTGCTCCCCTTCGTGCACCACGTCAGTTACCCGGCTTGCTTCATATGCCCGTGCGGGATGAACCCCGAGGCGTGTGGTGACCGCTGTCTCGAGGAAATAGAAAGGCTGTTCCAGTATCAAGTACCCCCGGAGGACGTCTGCGCCGTGTTGGTCGAGCCCTTTCTGGGCGAGGGTGGGTACTACCCGGCGCCCAAGAGCTACCTGGAAGGGCTGCGCAGGATCTGCGACCGATACGGCATCCTTCTGATTTTCGACGAGGTGCAGTCCGGGGTGGGGAGGACCGGGAGATGGTTCTGCTGCGAGCATGCCGGGGTGCGTCCCGATATCGTGACCGTTGCCGGTGCGGTCGCCTCCGGCTTCCCCCTGGGAGCGGTGCTCGCGCCTGCGGGGCTCATGCGGCTATGGGGTCCGCCCGTCTACGGCTCCACCGTCGGAGGGAACCCCGTCTCCTGTGCCGCCTCCCGCGCAACCCTCAGGGTGATCAAGGAAGAAGGGCTGCTGGAAGCGGCACGGGCTGCCGGTTCGCGCGTGCTTACTTCCCTGCAGGAACTTGCCATGCAGAACCCGCGTATCGGCGAGGTCAGGGGTATGGGGTGCATGATCGGCGTCGAATTCGTCGACGAGGCGGGGGCGGCTGACGGCAGGCTCTGTCAGGAACTGATCGACAACTGTCTGGGGAAGGGGCTCATCCTGGTCGGATGCGGACTGAGGCGAAACGTGGTGCGCCTGATTCCGCCGTTAAACGTGACCGATGCTGAGCTTGACGAGGGGATGGCGATTTTCGCGGACGCGCTGCACGAACTCTCCGGCAAGGTGAGAATGTAG
- a CDS encoding PilZ domain-containing protein: MYKEKRNFARLALHAKANIHQGERTIEGEVENLSMKGVFVTAARRLEINDTVAVTIYHTLTPQVLCDLRAKVVRVTDHGMGLQFEKTLLD; the protein is encoded by the coding sequence ATGTACAAGGAAAAGAGGAACTTCGCCAGACTGGCCTTACACGCGAAAGCGAACATCCACCAAGGGGAACGGACCATCGAGGGGGAAGTCGAAAATCTGAGCATGAAGGGGGTTTTCGTGACGGCAGCGCGGCGGCTGGAGATCAACGACACCGTCGCCGTGACCATCTACCACACCCTCACGCCGCAGGTGCTCTGCGACCTGAGGGCCAAGGTGGTACGGGTCACCGACCACGGCATGGGGCTGCAGTTTGAGAAGACCCTCCTCGACTGA
- the hypE gene encoding hydrogenase expression/formation protein HypE — protein sequence MNNDLILLGHGSGGRLSHQLLDDLIIPQLSSVPVKGQNDAALLNIGGVKLAFSTDSYVVDPIFFPGGNIGDLAINGTVNDLAMMGARPLCLSVGFILEEGFSKEELSRILASMRQAADAAGVAIVTGDTKVVPKGKGDRIFINTSGIGALEHNLQIDGASARVGDKIIVNGCIGDHGIAVLSAREGLEIDSGIKSDSAPLNGLVTGLLTLGPALHVLRDPTRGGVATTLKEIALQSGVTVTLNEESLPINPGVKGVCSILGLDPLYVANEGKLLAMVAPERADEALEIMRRHPLGRDAAVIGEVTETSAGKVQMETLVGGMRGVEMLAGEQLPRIC from the coding sequence TTGAACAACGATCTCATCCTCCTTGGCCACGGCAGCGGCGGGAGGCTTTCACACCAGCTCCTGGACGACCTGATCATACCGCAGCTCTCCAGTGTCCCGGTCAAGGGGCAAAACGACGCGGCTCTGCTCAACATCGGCGGCGTCAAGCTCGCCTTCAGCACCGATTCCTACGTGGTCGACCCCATTTTCTTCCCTGGCGGGAACATCGGTGACCTCGCCATCAACGGCACGGTGAACGACCTTGCCATGATGGGCGCCCGCCCGCTGTGCCTCTCGGTCGGCTTCATCCTCGAGGAAGGCTTCTCCAAGGAGGAACTCTCCCGCATCCTCGCCTCGATGCGGCAGGCCGCCGATGCAGCCGGCGTCGCCATCGTCACCGGCGACACCAAGGTGGTCCCGAAAGGGAAGGGGGACCGCATCTTCATCAACACCTCGGGGATCGGCGCACTCGAGCATAACCTGCAGATCGACGGCGCCTCGGCGCGTGTCGGCGACAAGATCATCGTCAACGGCTGCATCGGCGATCACGGCATCGCGGTCCTCTCCGCCCGCGAGGGCCTCGAGATTGACAGCGGCATAAAGAGCGATTCCGCTCCGCTGAACGGCCTGGTCACCGGCCTGCTGACGCTCGGCCCCGCGCTGCACGTGCTGCGCGACCCCACCCGCGGCGGTGTCGCCACGACGCTCAAGGAAATCGCCCTGCAGTCCGGTGTCACCGTCACCCTGAACGAGGAGAGCCTCCCCATAAACCCGGGCGTGAAAGGGGTCTGCTCCATCCTGGGGCTCGATCCGCTGTACGTTGCTAACGAAGGTAAACTTCTTGCGATGGTTGCGCCGGAGAGGGCGGATGAGGCGCTGGAAATCATGCGCCGTCATCCGCTTGGAAGGGATGCTGCCGTCATCGGCGAGGTCACCGAAACCTCGGCAGGCAAGGTGCAGATGGAAACCCTCGTTGGTGGAATGAGGGGAGTGGAGATGCTCGCGGGAGAGCAGCTTCCGCGCATCTGCTGA